The genomic DNA CATCTTCGGGCGCGAGACGCCCGTCGAGCTGGACTTCGCGCAGGTCAGCAAGTAAAACGGCGGGGCCGGGCTTGGCAGAAGCCTCCTGGCCCTGTACACTGGAAAAGTTGCTGCCGTGACGCCATCTCCCGTAAGGGGGGCTGAGCGGCGGAACTTAGCGTCAGCACCCCGGTCCTTTCGTGAAGAGGCCGGGGGAGCTAAGGAGGAAACAGCATGGCTAAGAAAGTCACCGGGATCGTGAAGTTGCAGCTTCCGGCCGGAAAGGCGACCCCGGCCCCGCCCGTGGGCCCCGCGCTCGGCCAGTACGGCGCGAACATCATGGGCTTCACGAAGGAGTTCAACGCGGCCACGGCCGACAAGGGTGATGCGATCATCCCGGTCGAGATCACGATCTACGCCGACCGCTCCTTCACCTTCATCACCAAGACGCCCCCCATGAGCTACCTGATCCGCAAGGCGGCGGGTCTGCAAAAGGGCAGCGCCACGCCCAACAAGGCGAAGGTGGGCAAGCTGAACTGGGACCAGGTGCTGGAGATTGCCCGCACCAAGCTTCCTGACCTGAACGCGGGCAGCGTCGAGGCCGCCGCGAACACCGTGGCGGGCACCGCGCGCTCCATGGGCGTGACCATCGAGGGGGCCCCCAATGCCTAAGCACGGCAAGCGTTACCGCGCCCTGGTGGGCCGGGTGGACCGCAGCAAGCAGTACTCCATCGACGAGGCCACCAGCCTGGTCAAGGACCTCGCCACTGCCAAGTTCGACGAGACGGTGGAAGTTCACTTCCGCCTGGGCATCGACCCCCGCAAGAGTGACCAGAACGTGCGCGGCACGGTCTCGCTGCCCCACGGCACGGGCCGCAGCGTGCGTGTGGCCGTGATCACGCGGGGGGACAACCAGGCTGCCGCCGAGGCCGCCGGTGCCGACGTGGTGGGTGCCGAGGACCTGATCGAGCGTATTGCGGGCGGCTTCATGGACTTCGACGCTGTCGTGGCGACCCCCGACATGATGGCGATGGTCGGTCAGCGCCTCGCGCGTCTGCTCGGGCCGCGCGGCCTGCTGCCCAACCCCAAGAGCGGCACCGTCGGTCCCGACGTGGCGGGCATGGTGCGGGGCCTGAAGGCGGGCCGCATTGAGTTCCGCAACGACAAGACCGGCGTGGTTCACGCGCCCATCGGCAAGGCCAGCTTCGACGCGGGTAACCTCAGCGCGAACTACCAGGCCCTCCTGACGGCGCTGGAAGCTGCCAAGCCCGGCGCGGCCAAGGGCGTGTACCTCCGCAGCGCGTACCTGACCAGCACGATGGGGCCGAGCATTCCCCTCACGCTGGGTAGCCAGGCCCAGGCCTGATCTTCCCCGGGAAGGGGTCCGTCCTCTCCCCTGTCCATTTCGGCACCCCGGTGCGCTCCTTGCACCTTTCCTAATTTCGGCATCGTAGACAGCGGGGACCCTTGCCAGGTTTAAACATCCCGCCGAGTTGTCAGGGCGCGAGCAGCGTACCTGGACTTGTTCACCACAGAGGAGGTTCTCAAACGTGGCGAACGAACGCAATCAGCAGAACCTGACGGACCTGAAGGGCAGCCTCACGGGCGTCGAGACGTTCTACGTCGTTGACTACCAGGGCCTGACCGCCGGGCAGCTCAGCCAACTGCGTAAGGACATCCGCGGGAAGGGCGGGCAACTGATCGTTGCCAAGAACACCCTGATCAACCTCGCCCTTCAGGAGGGTGGCCGCGACTTCAGCGACGCCCTGAAGGGCCCCAGCGCCCTGGTGCTGGCCCACGACGATCCCGCCGGGGTCGCCAAGACGCTCAGCGACGCGTCCAAGGGCAACGACCGCGGCATCCCCGCCGTCAAGGGCGGCTTCGTCGAGGGCAACCGCGTGGACGTTCGGGTCATCGAGCGTCTGGCGAGCCTGGGCAGCAAGCAGAGCCTTCAGGGCGAACTCGTGGGCGTGCTCAGCGCGCACCTTAGCAACTTCGTGGGCATCCTTGAAGCGTACCGTGACAAGCTCGGCGGCGGCGCTCCCGAGGCTCAGGCCTAAGGCTCTCACAGCCTTTCCCCTTTCCCAAGTTCTAAAAATCCAGTCCAGGAGGACACCACCATGGCTTACGACAAGCAGGCTCTGATCGACCAGCTCAGCACCCTCACCATCATGGAACTCGCCGACCTCATCGACGGCCTCAAGGACACCTGGGGCGTCACGGCCGCCGTGGCCGTCGCCGGTGGTGGCGCCGCCGCCGCCGCTGCCCCCGTCGAGGAGAAGACCGAGTTCGACGTCATCCTCGTGGACGCGGGCGCCAGCAAGATCAACGTCATTAAGGAACTGCGCGCCATCACCGGCCTGGGGCTGAAGGAAGCCAAGGACCTCAGCGAGAAGGGCGGCGCCATCAAGGAAGGCGTTAGCAAGGAAGACGCCGAGAAGTTCCGCGCCCAGCTCGAAGGCGCGGGCGCCAAGGTCGAAGTCCGCTAAACCCTTCCCACCGGGAGTGCAGCCCCCGCCGCGAGGTGGGGGTTTTTCTTGTGCCCAGCCAAAGTGTAAGCCACTTTACTATCTTTTGCCCCTGGGCGGGACATAGTGATTTCGTAGTTTTCCAGCAGATCCTTTTGAGAGACGCGGTAAACAGGCCGGGTCTCTTTTTTGTGCTGGGGCTCACGAGGAGTTGAAGATGGCAGTAGGCAGAGTGAAGTGGTTCAACGCGGAAAAGGGCTTTGGGTTCATCGAGACGGAAGGCAGCGACGACGTGTTCGCGCACTTCAGCGCGATCCAGTCCACGGGTTTCAAGAAGCTCAATGAGGGTGACGAGGTCGAGTTCGACATCGAGCCCGGTCAGCGCGGCAAGGGTCCCCAGGCCAAGAACATCGTTGTGACGAAGGCCGCCCCGGCCCCCGCCTACGGCGACCGCCCCCAGCGCCGCAACGACCGCTGGTAATCCACAGGCAGCGTAAATTCAAGCCCCCAGCCGAGAGGTTGGGGGTTTTAAATCTTTGTCGTCACGAATCTTTTTTGCCAGATGCCGCAGGCATCTCGCAAAGTGAGAATCAGCTCCTCAAGCTCGTACGTCGCTCCCAGGATGTCGAATGGACCGCAGCCGTTTCGTGAGGAGACTTGGTCGTTGACGGCCTGCGTTCCAGCAGCAGTAAAAACCCGTCCGCTTGTCGAGAAAAAGCCAAGGGCCGAGGTTCCCCATCTGGGGAAACCCATGACCAGCGCGTATTCCTTGGTGGTGTTCCAGAGGATGCCGGGGGTGGCGGAGAGGACCTCACCTGTTTCCGCCCCAAGGCGCAGAACATCGCAGACTCCTATGACGGTGTTGCTCTCACAGACGGTCACAAACAGCGAGTCCAGGGCGAGCAGCGCGGAACTCTTGGATTGCCCGGGGGCCAACTTCAGCTTCCAAACCGTTTTGCCGTCCTCCACACGACGCAAAGTAGCCTGATC from Deinococcus apachensis DSM 19763 includes the following:
- the rplK gene encoding 50S ribosomal protein L11 produces the protein MAKKVTGIVKLQLPAGKATPAPPVGPALGQYGANIMGFTKEFNAATADKGDAIIPVEITIYADRSFTFITKTPPMSYLIRKAAGLQKGSATPNKAKVGKLNWDQVLEIARTKLPDLNAGSVEAAANTVAGTARSMGVTIEGAPNA
- the rplA gene encoding 50S ribosomal protein L1; the protein is MPKHGKRYRALVGRVDRSKQYSIDEATSLVKDLATAKFDETVEVHFRLGIDPRKSDQNVRGTVSLPHGTGRSVRVAVITRGDNQAAAEAAGADVVGAEDLIERIAGGFMDFDAVVATPDMMAMVGQRLARLLGPRGLLPNPKSGTVGPDVAGMVRGLKAGRIEFRNDKTGVVHAPIGKASFDAGNLSANYQALLTALEAAKPGAAKGVYLRSAYLTSTMGPSIPLTLGSQAQA
- the rplJ gene encoding 50S ribosomal protein L10, which produces MANERNQQNLTDLKGSLTGVETFYVVDYQGLTAGQLSQLRKDIRGKGGQLIVAKNTLINLALQEGGRDFSDALKGPSALVLAHDDPAGVAKTLSDASKGNDRGIPAVKGGFVEGNRVDVRVIERLASLGSKQSLQGELVGVLSAHLSNFVGILEAYRDKLGGGAPEAQA
- the rplL gene encoding 50S ribosomal protein L7/L12, translating into MAYDKQALIDQLSTLTIMELADLIDGLKDTWGVTAAVAVAGGGAAAAAAPVEEKTEFDVILVDAGASKINVIKELRAITGLGLKEAKDLSEKGGAIKEGVSKEDAEKFRAQLEGAGAKVEVR
- a CDS encoding cold-shock protein, giving the protein MAVGRVKWFNAEKGFGFIETEGSDDVFAHFSAIQSTGFKKLNEGDEVEFDIEPGQRGKGPQAKNIVVTKAAPAPAYGDRPQRRNDRW